Sequence from the Pecten maximus chromosome 8, xPecMax1.1, whole genome shotgun sequence genome:
ACAGAGTACTAGACTACTACTGGCAGAGAGGAGGAAATGCCTCCACAACAAGTACAGTACTGGCCATGCTCGGGGAGAGGTCAGAGTTCATGGGAGCCATGGCAACAGATGTAGAAAGCAAGTATGTAACTCAACACAGGTTTATGAACCTTTCATCAGAATGTCTATgaaagtttcatttttttcagtGAACTACAGGTTCATCTTTAGAAAAAGAATTGTAAACGATTTTATTTTTCTcacttttatttacatgtagtttgtgttatttttcagattTCTTACAGAAAATCTAAAGAGTTACGGGGTTAGTCATGACAACGCAATGGTGTGTGGGCCTGACATCAAGACTCCCGTATCCATGGTAATCATAAACCAGTCAAATGGATCAAGGACTATTCTGCACTGTGCCAAgtaaatttcaatatatttcatttgaactTTCACACAATActgattttcattattttatcaattaactTTTAATCAAAAGGACACCACTTTATTAAGATTTTGATTTTTCAGAAAGGAGTGAAAATCTAAGAAACAAATATCCAATAGTAAGGTTGAGACTAGGTTGAAAATCTATCAAATAACCCAAAGTATTACAAAGATTATTGTATAGAGATCTCAAAGGAACATAGCTGACCACTCTGGTTTGGTCTTTATTGGGGAGGGTTGGTTTAAACTTGAtcttacatttgtatatgtcatcaatataaataatgtcAATTTTATAAGccaaccatcatcagatggtgggctattcaaatcgccttgcgtccgtggtccgtccctccatctgtccctccataaacaattcttgttatcgctatttctcagaaagtactgaagggatctttctgaaatttcatatgtaggttccccttggtccccaGTTAGGCATATTGCGTTTGGGaacaattggaaaacaacatgcccaacaggcagccatcttggattttgacaattgaagtttgttatcgctatttctcagaaagtactgaatggatctttctgaaatttcatatgtaggttccccttggtccctagttaggCATATTGAActttgggaccagtcggaaaacaacatagccgacaggcagccatcttggattttgacaattgaagtttgttatcactttttcttagaaagtactgaagggatctttctaaaatttaatatgtaggttccccttggtccctagttacgcatatttcattttgggaccagtcggaaaacaacatggatgacatgcagccatcttggattttgacaattgaagtttgttcgCTATTTaacagaaggtactgaagggatctttctcaaatttcatatgtaggttccccttggtcccttgtattgcattttttgaccaatctaaaaacaacatggccgacagacagccattaccgctaaatctcaaatttcatattataggttccccttgtttgaaaagtactggagggatgtttctcaatttacacagattagtaagaggaagggaaaaattgagagaagatcaatctgacatggaatctacatttgtataaagatcattcaattgtaggcgccaagatccctatgaccctctgggatctcttttcattcatttttatattCCTCTATTGTCCCTCTATTCTTCCACTCTATTCCTCTATTGTTTCTCTACTTATTGGTTAACATAAGGAAAGAGTATAGATTTTCCTCATTGTTTACAATAAACAGTAAGCAAATCTTActgaaattatattatattgatgacaaaatacaaattatgaagaaaaaaaaagattttaaatgaTTATCTCATACAAATCAAAACTTTCTACGGATATGTAAATCAATAGAAATCTATAATAGAAAATTGTAAACTAACTTTCATAGATGAATAAAGTGCTAAAAAGTGAAATAACGATAGTTGTTATCGAAGTATACTGATTTaaacttaattttgtttttacagaAATTTACCAGAGGTATCTTTTAGCCATTTTCAAACCTTAGATCTATCACAGTACAAATGGATCCACGTTGAGGTAAGGTACAAAATGTCACATGATATTCTAAAAGTGTActtgacctaataagggcatTGTGACCTTGATAAAGCCATGTACAAGGAAAAGTTTCCAGGTGAAATCTGGGTGGGAAAacaacaaaacttttttttccattATAGATATCTGTATGTGGTTAAAAATCTGAAGTGTTAAGTTAAAACACTGAAGTGTATTAGCAGATCAGTAAGGTAATGAACTTTGTATGTGATGTTTCAATTACAGTGCACTCATCCTCTTTTCCTGTAAAAAGATGTAGTGTGCTGATCGGGCCAGATGCACTTATTTGGTCATATACAATAGTCTAGAACCCCTAGGTCCAGACCAAGTCCCAGTCTGATGTTTTCTCTCCTCTTCAATAAAATCATGGTGGGGCTTAGTGGTCAGTAGACCTGTATACAAGGATATAACATGGTGGGGCTTAGTGGTCAGCAGACCTGTATACAAGGATATAACATGGTGGGGCTTAGTGGTCAGTAGACCTGTATACAAGAATAAAAGGCTCCTTACAATCCTAGGAGTTATAGGGATTTGGCTCAAGATTCTTAACCCACTGTCCATATATACACTGTTTACCAGGAATCACCATGTGTAACACTAACAATTTCAGACatcaatataattttgatttaaatctCCCCCTATAATTTGGTCTACCTGTGgtatgtattaacactgatgttTGTACACATCTAGGGGAGGCCAGCCCCAGACGCCTACAATCAGATCATGTGTAGTGTGGTGGAGTACAATGATACAGTCGTCGAAAAGATCACAATCTCACTGGAACTCGAGAAACCTGGACGTCCTGAGCTGGGTTAGTTAAGCTTTCTCAAGAAATCCGTTTTATCATCAACTGACCTTACCTGTAGCATTGGtattaaagaaatgaaattatcaGCCCCTGTATAATTTTCATAGATGCAGTCTTGTTTTTTAATTTACAGAAAGGACAAAATCTTAATCAGAAACCTGAAATTATAAATACCAATAAACTTTAAAGATTAATTTTGTAGAAATGATGATTTTAATGAACTTTTACAGTAATTTAGCTACTGTACACGTCATATTGCTATATTTGAGAGGGATTTATTTAGCTACTGTACATGTCATATTGGTATATTTGAGAGGTATTTATTTTTGCTGTATTCAcagtcattatatatatgtagtataaaAATGAGTACtgatacaaatatttgtatagtaaattatcaatacaacataatgacataattatatatattactgctGAATGTTCACAAGGCCGTGAAATTGGATATCTACCAACTAGTTATAAAATTAGTACTGTAAAAATTAAACAACCACATTCATATACAGTAGATTATAGGTATGCACTGTATGACAAAAGTAGAAGAAATTTCTATTGAACAATCATAATCTGTTTTTGTTTCCAGATTCTCTCATACAGTACGCTGATGTAGTATTTATCTCAAAAGAAAAGGCTGATGAGGAACGCTTGTATTCTAAAGAAGATGTCGTCCGTGCCTACATCAAAAGATGCAAAGCTGGGTGGGTgcatgtatacatcactataaAAATCATGATCAATACTGCAGCATTAAGATAATGTAGGAATTCAAGTTTATGAGTTCTGTGTGAAATATGACAGTCCCTTGTCTTagtaatttttctttttcatctacacatatcaaaagTAGCGAAATGAATCTCACTAAAATCTCTAACTCAGGATTTTTTAAACGTCACTCATGCAGAGAAGTAATttccaaataaaataaatgatgttGCATGGTCCAACCCCGGAATCATAGATGAATTTTAATTAATgctataattttgttttaaacactactcctcctaaacACCCAAACAGATTTCATTCAGATTTGGTCCGAAACATTATTGGGTGTTTGAGACCAAATATTGTATAGAGGGTAAAGGAAAAATTCCAAAAGTAATATTGGTTAACTTGCTGTTATCTAAACTGATTGTCTGACCCTCTGGAGACACTCAATTAACATGAACCATAAAGGATTGTGCAAAAATTAGAATGAGATActaagagtttttttttatctttacaaaaatatatataaaaaaatatgtagttATTGCTGAAATACTCATTTCAGTGATACCGACATTCTAGGCCTCTTCTTTAAAGAATATTAACTTGTTAGGATTGCTTAAATATACAGGTACTCTGTGCCTCTTGTAATGGAAGGAATTTTTTGCTTTGTTGATTTAATACCATATACTATTACCACCAGAACATTAGATTTTATATGCGCATGTTGACAGGGCTGTCGTGATCTGTGCGTGGGGTGACCAGGGTGCTGCAGCTCTCAGTAGTACAGATGGTGTCCTGTGTACGAGTCCCGTATTTCCCCCGGAAACACTGGTGGACACTCTCGGAGCCGGCGACACATTTAATGCTGCTACCATCTTTGCTCTGTGTCAAGGTCGAAGTGTACAGGAGGCGATAACTCTTGGATGTAAAGTAGCGGGGACAAAGTGTGGAATGAAAGGCAACAAAGGACTCAAAGATATAATATGGTAGTAGAGTAGGGTtaaattatgtatgatatacattgaTGCTGGTAAAACTAGTTCAGTCAGTGGAGAGATACCGATATCTTTAATAAGTAATGAATTATTTACTTTGCTCTGTCACTTCATTATAATTGATTCATAATAAATATAGGAGTAGTCAGGACATGCATTGTCcaaatacagtttttttttcttattactATGGCAACTAAATGACAACCAATATCTTGGAAAATAATACCATGAttgtacagttgagtgtaagctaacctttacaccctagtgcactacgtttaaactagtagtgcactactacactacatttaagctacaggtaaactagtagtgcactacgtccagtcatgtgtgaccacaaatccccctatacaggtaatggacagtgccactggacacctgtgttagatacctgtagttgttacatatacagaccagtgtaaattgactgccttatatttgtcatcctgactttaccaggtatatgtaaatattgatgaaattttatctattattaactcaaaataaaattagtAGATTTTTTCCCTCAAGTACACtgtattatgtacatatattttaatatttattattttatcagattaatttttttttaaattcaatgtattgttacttcactaatatctgtttacagtacataatcaatattctcatttatgttctgtaaCCTTGATATGACTATTACTGCACGTGAACTCTCAAAATCAGCGGGTAGAGCTTTATGTGCcctatatactaaatttatACTAGCTGGTGGAATGACATATTCAGTTTTTAAATCATTGTATGAATCGCTGGTTGAGCCTGTTTTATTTTACGGCGCGGGTATATGGGGCCTAAATACGTACAAGTTTATACAAACTGTTCAAAACAGAGCATGTAGATACTTTCTTGGCTGTGGAAAAAAC
This genomic interval carries:
- the LOC117333211 gene encoding ketohexokinase-like isoform X2; its protein translation is MKRVLTVGLACLDLVATCETFPKEDTGQIVLDYYWQRGGNASTTSTVLAMLGERSEFMGAMATDVESKFLTENLKSYGVSHDNAMVCGPDIKTPVSMVIINQSNGSRTILHCAKNLPEVSFSHFQTLDLSQYKWIHVEGRPAPDAYNQIMCSVVEYNDTVVEKITISLELEKPGRPELDSLIQYADVVFISKEKADEERLYSKEDVVRAYIKRCKAGAVVICAWGDQGAAALSSTDGVLCTSPVFPPETLVDTLGAGDTFNAATIFALCQGRSVQEAITLGCKVAGTKCGMKGNKGLKDIIW
- the LOC117333211 gene encoding ketohexokinase-like isoform X1, with the protein product MESKTDQKKVLSIGMVCLDIVTVCHTYPKEDTDQRVLDYYWQRGGNASTTSTVLAMLGERSEFMGAMATDVESKFLTENLKSYGVSHDNAMVCGPDIKTPVSMVIINQSNGSRTILHCAKNLPEVSFSHFQTLDLSQYKWIHVEGRPAPDAYNQIMCSVVEYNDTVVEKITISLELEKPGRPELDSLIQYADVVFISKEKADEERLYSKEDVVRAYIKRCKAGAVVICAWGDQGAAALSSTDGVLCTSPVFPPETLVDTLGAGDTFNAATIFALCQGRSVQEAITLGCKVAGTKCGMKGNKGLKDIIW
- the LOC117333211 gene encoding ketohexokinase-like isoform X3, translated to MLGERSEFMGAMATDVESKFLTENLKSYGVSHDNAMVCGPDIKTPVSMVIINQSNGSRTILHCAKNLPEVSFSHFQTLDLSQYKWIHVEGRPAPDAYNQIMCSVVEYNDTVVEKITISLELEKPGRPELDSLIQYADVVFISKEKADEERLYSKEDVVRAYIKRCKAGAVVICAWGDQGAAALSSTDGVLCTSPVFPPETLVDTLGAGDTFNAATIFALCQGRSVQEAITLGCKVAGTKCGMKGNKGLKDIIW